The Leptospira paudalimensis region GAAGGTAAATTTACAGGAGAAATTCAAACTATAAATAATAAAAATTCAATCTTAAACAGTTTAAATATCACACAAAAAAGATTACAAGAGTTATATGAAGAAAAGGAAATGGCAAGTCATGCAAAATCAGAATTTTTAGCATCCATGAGCCATGAAATCCGCACTCCTCTCAATGGAGTCATTGGTATCACTCAAATTTTATTTAAAACCAATTTAGATACAGAACAAAAGAACTATCTAAAAACCATTGTCGATGCTGGAAAAGCTCTCTTAAATATTTTAAACGATATTTTAGATTTCTCTAAGATTGATGCTGGGAAATTAAAAATTGAAAATATACCATTCCATTTACCAAATTTAATCAAAGAAATTTTCGATTTATTTGTGATCGAATCTCAAGCAAAACATTTAGAATTTTCCTATCAAATTGATTCCAAGGTTCCTGATACCATTATATCAGATCCAAGTAGGATACGTCAGATTTTATTTAATCTAATCGGAAATGCGATCAAATTTACAGAAACTGGATACGTTATCCTTCATGTCGAAATCAAAGACCAAATGATTCTCTTTGAAATTAAGGATTCTGGAATTGGCATTTCATCAGAGAAACTCTCGTCTTTATTCCAAACATTTTCACAACTAGATGCCTCCACCTCACGAAAGTATGGTGGAACTGGACTTGGTTTGGCTATCTCAGAACGTTTAGTAAAGTTATTGGATGGGAAAATTGGCGTAAAAAGTGTGAAAGGAGTTGGTAGCACATTTTGGTGTATGATTCCCCTTTCCATACCGGAGGAAACAGTTTCTAATCAAATACTTAGTCGAGAAGATACAGAAGATAAAAGCACAGAACAAAATGATTCTGAAAATTTTACCAACCAATCATTCTTAGTTGTAGAAGACAATGTTTTGAACCAGAAGGTGATTGGTGGATTACTAAAAAAACAAAACATCAATTTTGATTTGGCCGAGAATGGGAAAATAGCTGTTGAAATGTTCCAAAAGAAACACTATGACTTGATTTTAATGGACTGTGAAATGCCAATCATGGACGGATTTGAAGCTACTACCAAAATTAGGGAAATAGAAAAAAATAAAGAACAAAAATCAGTCATCATCGCTGTCACAGCACACGTTTTAAATGAACATAAACAAAGGTGTTCTGAAGTAGGGATGGATGGTTTTATCAGCAAACCGTTTTACATTGATGATTTATTGCAGACATATACGAAAGTATTAAATAATAAACGACTCAAATAAAGGTAGCAGAAATCATAATTTAAACATAGATAATTCCTGATTCAATTCGACAATGAGAGAATTTAATTCTGCAGAAGATTTTGCTGTTTTTTCTGACATCATCGATAACTTTGCAGTATCATTTGCCAAGTGGTGGACAGAGGTTCCCATTTCTTCATTTACTTTCTTTTGTTCTTCGGTAGCAAAGGAAACGGAAGTGGATCTGTTGACAATATTTTCAGATTGTTTTCTAATTTCCTCAACTTCAGCAATTTGTTCTAAATTTGCTTGGTTCACTCTATCGATATTGTTGATGATCTCGATGACACTCTCTGATAAATATTGAAAGGTTTCACTTGCTGATTTAACTGATGAAACTGACATATGTGTGGAAATCGAAACTTTTTTGATGAGCTCTGAAATTGTTTTTGTGGAAGAAGCAGTTCTCTCTGCCAGTTTACCCACTTCCGATGCAACAACGGCAAACCCTCTTCCAGCATCACCTGCCCTAGCAGCTTCAATGGACGCATTTAATGCGAGTAAGTTGACTTGTTCCGAAATATCTTTAATGATTTCTAATATTTTTCCAATTTCCAAAGCATTTTTATCTACTTCTTCGATAGATTGGATCGCACTAGAAATTGATTTTCCACTTTTGATGACTTCTGCTTCAACTGAATCTGCTTTCGATTTTGCATGGAGTGATATTTCTTTCACACTTGATGAAATGGTAAATAGATGTTCGATGGATTCATTAGTGGCAGCCGTTAATTTTTTTTGTTCTAACGCATCGGTATATATACCATTGATAGAAGAACCGTTTTCTTCTAATGCTGCTGCTACCTCCTCCAAAGATGCTGCTTGTACTTGTGAATGTTCCGCGGAATCACCGGATAAACCTTCAAGTGTTTTTGCTTCTGTCTGAATTTTTGTAGAATGTTTGGTAATGGATGTTAATAATCGATTGAGTTTGATTTTTGCTTCTTCCAAATAAAGAGAGATCACACCAATCTCATTTCTAGTTTGATTGATGCGAAGATCTGATCTCAAATCTCCTTCCGCAAATAATTTTAAAATATTTGATACATCCCTAATGGTTGCAGATGTATTTCCAGTCAGTTTCCATAACACAAAAAACAAAATAGAAATCATGATCAGAAGAAAAGCACTTAAACCCAGACATACCATTTCCAATTGGTGATCACTTACGAAGTTTCTAAACTGAGAGTAGATATAAAATGAAAACATAAAGTATTCGATTACAAATGTAGAAAAAATAGGAAAAAGCAAATTCGCAAACAAACTAAGTGGTTTTAAACGTAATTCATTGTACACATCATACATCTTTTTCTCAACATAAATGTAGAAGAAGGATGAAATCGCCATTGCAAGTAATACACCAAGTAGGGAAAAAAACAGAACTTC contains the following coding sequences:
- a CDS encoding ATP-binding protein, producing MLDASWMPKGRLFPYLLTNFVLFIFVSIAFAYYTASERNIDAAEENRYKSLQIANELRQSSDQLTNLVRLYAIQKKPKYKDYFQRILEIRNGEKPRPKGYDYAYWDLVIADELPPPQEEGEQISIYNAMKQAGFNESDYSLLSLSKEKSDQLTKIEFESMSLIEEELKTGRSNPKAIRILFDDHYLKCKAEIMKPINDLYVQLDERTSQAILDAKEKVFFLRTVLILSGMIFGISLYLTHRSLVSIMGGSVDEVFRRISLLGEGKFTGEIQTINNKNSILNSLNITQKRLQELYEEKEMASHAKSEFLASMSHEIRTPLNGVIGITQILFKTNLDTEQKNYLKTIVDAGKALLNILNDILDFSKIDAGKLKIENIPFHLPNLIKEIFDLFVIESQAKHLEFSYQIDSKVPDTIISDPSRIRQILFNLIGNAIKFTETGYVILHVEIKDQMILFEIKDSGIGISSEKLSSLFQTFSQLDASTSRKYGGTGLGLAISERLVKLLDGKIGVKSVKGVGSTFWCMIPLSIPEETVSNQILSREDTEDKSTEQNDSENFTNQSFLVVEDNVLNQKVIGGLLKKQNINFDLAENGKIAVEMFQKKHYDLILMDCEMPIMDGFEATTKIREIEKNKEQKSVIIAVTAHVLNEHKQRCSEVGMDGFISKPFYIDDLLQTYTKVLNNKRLK
- a CDS encoding methyl-accepting chemotaxis protein; this translates as MKPKEYVSQPKQKSFFLSYLLITNLDPFLFFAGMLLIFGLGNFESILKILLYLAPPIIGAHAIIFFFKDRNFKKQMNRPEGIIYTDKELTLIRNHSKNGALNILSTNVGGPILTMVLSYQFGLVKTYGEVLFFSLLGVLLAMAISSFFYIYVEKKMYDVYNELRLKPLSLFANLLFPIFSTFVIEYFMFSFYIYSQFRNFVSDHQLEMVCLGLSAFLLIMISILFFVLWKLTGNTSATIRDVSNILKLFAEGDLRSDLRINQTRNEIGVISLYLEEAKIKLNRLLTSITKHSTKIQTEAKTLEGLSGDSAEHSQVQAASLEEVAAALEENGSSINGIYTDALEQKKLTAATNESIEHLFTISSSVKEISLHAKSKADSVEAEVIKSGKSISSAIQSIEEVDKNALEIGKILEIIKDISEQVNLLALNASIEAARAGDAGRGFAVVASEVGKLAERTASSTKTISELIKKVSISTHMSVSSVKSASETFQYLSESVIEIINNIDRVNQANLEQIAEVEEIRKQSENIVNRSTSVSFATEEQKKVNEEMGTSVHHLANDTAKLSMMSEKTAKSSAELNSLIVELNQELSMFKL